In the Sarcophilus harrisii chromosome 1, mSarHar1.11, whole genome shotgun sequence genome, one interval contains:
- the ZNF521 gene encoding zinc finger protein 521 isoform X7 — MSRRKQAKPRSLKVEENEAEDHQEGVGQTATQSDPNCKLEDKTEDGDALDCKKRPEDGEELEEEAVHSCDSCLQVFESLSDITEHKINQCQLTDGVDVEDDPSCSWPASSPSSKDQTSPSHGEGCDFGEEEGGPGLPYPCQFCDKSFSRLSYLKHHEQSHSDKLPFKCTYCSRLFKHKRSRDRHIKLHTGDKKYHCSECDAAFSRSDHLKIHLKTHTSNKPYKCAICRRGFLSSSSLHGHMQVHERNKDGSQPGSRMEDWKMKDTQKCSQCEEGFDFPEDLQKHIAECHPECSPNEDRAALQCVYCHELFVEETSLLNHMEQVHSGEKKNSCSICSESFHTVEELYSHMDSHQQPESCNHSNSPSLVTVGYTSVSSTTPDSNLSVDSSTMVEAAPPLPKSRGRKRAAQQASDITGPSSKQAKVTYSCIYCNKQLFSSLAVLQIHLKTMHLDKPEQAHICQYCLEVLPSLYNLNEHLKQVHEAQDPALIVSAMPAMVYQCNFCSEVFNDLNTLQEHIRCSHGFANPAAKDSNAFFCPHCYMGFLTDSSLEEHIRQVHCDLSSSRFGSPVLGTPKDPVVEVYSCSYCTNSPIFNSVLKLNKHIKENHKNIPLALNYIHNGKKSRALSPLSPVTLEQTSLKMMQAVGGAPQRPTGEYICNQCGAKYTSLDSFQTHLKTHLDTVLPKLTCPQCNKEFPNQESLLKHVTIHFMITSTYYICESCDKQFTSVDDLQKHLLDMHTFVFFRCTLCQEVFDSKVSIQLHLAVKHSNEKKVYRCTSCNWDFRNETDLQLHVKHNHLENQGKVHKCIFCGESFGTEVELQCHITTHSKKYNCKFCSKAFHAIILLEKHLREKHCVFETKTPNCGTNGASEQVQKEEVELQTLLTNSQESHNSHDGSEEDVDTSEPMYGCDICGAAYTMETLLQNHQLRDHNIRPGESAIVKKKAELIKGNYKCNVCSRTFFSENGLREHMQTHLGPVKHYMCPICGERFPSLLTLTEHKVTHSKSLDTGNCRICKMPLQSEEEFLEHCQMHPDLRNSLTGFRCVVCMQTVTSTLELKIHGTFHMQKTGNGSAVQTTGRAQHLQKLYKCASCLKEFRSKQDLVKLDINGLPYGLCAGCVNLSKSGSPNISIPSSSSRPGLGQNENLGSIESKNKAGGLKTRCSSCNVKFESESELQNHIQSIHRELVPDSNNTQLKTPQVSPMPRISPSQSDEAYLVAAILSCP; from the coding sequence ATGGAGTGGATGTTGAAGATGACCCTTCCTGTTCTTGGCCAGCATCCTCACCTTCTAGCAAGGACCAGACTTCCCCCAGCCATGGAGAAGGTTGCGATTTTGGAGAAGAAGAAGGTGGCCCAGGACTACCCTACCCATGCCAGTTTTGTGACAAGTCCTTCAGTCGCCTCAGCTACTTAAAACACCATGAGCAGAGTCATAGTGACAAGCTGCCCTTTAAGTGTACCTATTGTAGTAGACTGTTTAAACATAAGCGGAGCAGAGACCGCCATATAAAACTCCACACAGGAGATAAGAAATATCATTGTAGTGAGTGTGATGCAGCATTCTCTAGAAGTGATCACCTGAAAATTCACTTAAAGACTCACACGTCCAACAAGCCATATAAGTGTGCCATTTGTCGACGTGGATTCCTCTCCTCAAGTTCACTCCATGGTCACATGCAGGTTCATGAGAGGAACAAAGATGGCTCCCAGCCAGGCTCCAGGATGGAGGATTGGAAAATGAAGGACACCCAAAAATGTAGCCAGTGTGAGGAAGGCTTTGACTTTCCTGAGGATCTCCAGAAGCACATTGCAGAGTGCCACCCTGAGTGTTCCCCAAATGAAGATAGAGCTGCCCTCCAATGCGTTTACTGCCACGAGCTTTTTGTAGAGGAGACTTCACTTCTGAACCACATGGAACAGGTGCACAGTGGTGAGAAGAAGAATTCATGCAGTATTTGCTCGGAGAGCTTTCACACAGTTGAGGAACTCTATAGTCACATGGATAGTCACCAGCAGCCTGAGTCGTGTAACCACAGCAATAGTCCTTCTTTGGTCACTGTGGGGTACACCTCAGTATCTAGCACTACCCCAGATTCTAACCTCTCAGTGGACAGTTCTACAATGGTAGAAGCAGCCCCACCCCTCCCAAAGAGCCGTGGGAGAAAGCGAGCTGCCCAGCAAGCCTCGGATATTACTGGTCCCTCCAGTAAGCAAGCAAAAGTTACTTACAGCTGCATCTACtgcaataaacaattattttcaagTCTTGCAGTACTGCAGATTCACCTAAAAACTATGCATTTAGATAAACCTGAGCAGGCTCATATTTGTCAGTATTGCTTAGAAGTGTTACCCTCCCTCTACAACCTGAATGAACATCTTAAACAAGTCCACGAAGCTCAGGACCCAGCTCTGATTGTTTCAGCCATGCCCGCCATGGTCTACCAGTGCAACTTCTGTTCTGAAGTGTTTAATGACCTCAATACTCTCCAGGAACATATCCGATGTTCTCATGGATTTGCAAATCCTGCTGCTAAGGATAGTAATGCATTCTTTTGTCCTCATTGCTATATGGGGTTTCTTACTGATTCTTCCTTAGAAGAGCACATAAGACAGGTCCATTGTGACCTTAGCAGTTCTCGTTTTGGTTCCCCGGTGCTTGGAACACCAAAAGATCCTGTTGTGGAAGTGTATTCTTGTTCCTACTGTACAAATTCTCCAATATTCAACAGTGTTCTCAAATTGAACAAACATATTaaagaaaaccataaaaataTTCCTTTGGCACTGAATTATATTCACAATGGAAAGAAATCCAGAGCTCTGAGTCCCCTCTCTCCTGTTACACTAGAGCAGACATCTTTAAAGATGATGCAGGCAGTGGGTGGGGCTCCTCAGCGTCCAACAGGGGAATACATTTGTAACCAGTGTGGAGCAAAATACACTTCCCTGGATAGTTTTcagactcatttaaaaactcatctCGACACTGTGTTGCCTAAACTGACCTGTCCTCAATGCAACAAGGAGTTTCCAAATCAGGAATCTCTGCTGAAGCACGTCACCATCCATTTCATGATCACCTCAACGTATTATATCTGTGAAAGCTGTGACAAACAGTTCACATCTGTGGATGACCTCCAGAAGCACCTACTAGATATGCACACCTTTGTCTTTTTCCGTTGCACCCTCTGTCAAGAGGTTTTTGACTCCAAAGTGTCCATTCAGCTTCACTTGGCTGTGAAACacagtaatgaaaaaaaagtctacAGGTGTACATCCTGCAACTGGGACTTCCGCAATGAGACTGACCTCCAACTTCACGTCAAACACAACCATCTGGAGAATCAAGGGAAGGTGCACAAGTGTATTTTCTGTGGTGAGTCTTTTGGGACTGAGGTGGAACTCCAGTGCCACATCACAACCCACAGCAAGAAGTACAATTGCAAGTTTTGCAGCAAAGCGTTCCATGCCATCATTTTGCTAGAGAAGCACTTGAGGGAAAAGCATTGTGTCTTTGAAACAAAAACTCCCAACTGTGGAACCAATGGAGCTTCTGAACAAGTACAGAAAGAGGAGGTAGAACTCCAGACTTTGCTGACCAACAGTCAGGAGTCCCACAATAGCCACGATGGGAGTGAAGAAGATGTGGATACATCTGAGCCCATGTATGGATGTGATATCTGTGGTGCTGCTTACACCATGGAGACTCTGCTGCAGAATCACCAGCTTCGAGACCACAACATTAGACCTGGAGAAAGTGCCATAGTCAAGAAAAAAGCAGAGCTCATTAAAGGGAATTACAAGTGCAATGTCTGCTCTCGAACATTCTTCTCGGAGAATGGCCTCCGTGAACATATGCAGACCCACTTGGGGCCAGTGAAACATTACATGTGCCCTATCTGTGGAGAACGGTTTCCTTCCCTTCTGACTCTCACTGAACACAAAGTTACACATAGTAAGAGTCTGGATACTGGAAACTGCCGCATTTGCAAGATGCCCCTCCAAAGCGAGGAAGAATTTTTAGAGCATTGCCAAATGCACCCTGATCTAAGAAATTCCTTGACAGGATTTCGTTGTGTGGTGTGCATGCAGACAGTGACCTCTACCTTGGAACTTAAAATCCATGGGACATTCCACATGCAAAAAACAGGGAATGGGTCAGCAGTACAGACCACAGGGCGTGCTCAGCATCTCCAAAAACTGTACAAGTGTGCTTCTTGCCTAAAGGAGTTCCGCTCAAAGCAAGATCTAGTGAAGCTTGATATCAATGGTCTGCCATATGGTCTGTGTGCTGGCTGTGTGAACCTCAGTAAGAGTGGTAGCCCCAACATCAGCATCCCTTCCAGCAGTAGTAGACCAGGCTTGGGCCAGAATGAGAACTTGGGTTCCATTGAGAGTAAAAACAAGGCAGGGGGACTGAAGACTCGTTGCTCTAGTTGCAATGTTAAATTTGAATCTGAAAGTGAACTTCAGAATCACATCCAGTCCATCCACAGAGAACTTGTTCCAGATAGCAACAATACACAGTTGAAAACACCCCAAGTATCACCAATGCCCAGAATCAGTCCTTCTCAGTCGGATGAg